The stretch of DNA CGGTCAGTACGGCCAGCACACTTCCTTCAATCAGGGTATTCCTGACATCCTTAACCGCATCCCTGATGTAAACAGAGTTGTCCCGCACCATTTCCAGCTGCACGCCGGGCGGCAGCTCCTGCTTCACCTCTGCCAGCACCGCTTTGATCCTGTCCGCTACCTCCACCGTATTGGCGCCTGATTGTTTAATGATATCAATGCCAATGGCCGGCTTGCCCTGGTAACGGGATAAACTGTCCGTCTCCTCTACGCCGTCAACCACTGTGGCAATGTCTTTAACATATAACTGAACACCGTCCCGCCGGGCCACCGGCAGGTTGGCAAACTCCTCCACCCGGTTGATGCTGCCCACCGTCCGGAGCGTCATTTCCCGGTCACCGTTGCCCACCTTGCCGCCGGGCACCTCCATATTCTCGCTGCGCAGGCTGTTGATCACTTCGGCAGTGGTCAGCCCATAGGCAGCCAGCTTATATTTGTCCAGCTGCAGATGAATTTCCCTTTTGACATCCCCGTAAATATCAATGGCGCCCACACCGTTAACGGTTTCCAGCCTTCTTTTAATTAAATCCTCCACCACTGTGGTTAATTCACGCTGTGATAAGCTGCCGGTCACCGCCAGCGAAGCAATGGGCATGGCTGAAGGGTCAAACCGGGCAATAATGGGTTCCTCAATATCCTGGGGCAGCTCACCCCGGATCGTGCCAATTTTATCACGCACATCCTGGGCCGCTACCTCGGGCGAGGTTTCCAAAGAAAACTCCGCAAAAACAGTGGCAACTCCTTCCCGGGCTGTGGCATAAATATGCTTGACGCCGGAAATTTGGCCAATGGCTTCTTCCAGTTTGCTGACAATTTTGCTTTCCACCTGTTCCGGCGAAGCCCCGGGCTGCACTACGGTTACCACCACATAGGGAAACTCCACCTCGGGATAATCATTAATGTTAAGACCAATATAGCTGATGATGCCCACTGCCAACAGCGCCAGGACAGTTACCGTGGCAAAAACCGGCCGTTTTAAGCTAAGGTTTGTTAAAAACATAGTTTACCTCCTGTTACCGGGCAATCTCTACCCTATCCTGATCCTTCAGCTTGTTGACATTGGTAATTACCACCTGTTGGCCCTCGGTCAGCCCCTTTTTTATTTCTACTGATTGATTAATAATTTGGCCGATCTCCACCTGCTGCCGCTTGACCCGGTTGCCCTCCGGCACAAAAACAAAATACATGCCCTGCTTGGTTGTAAGGGCCGCCTGGGGAACCACCAGGGTGTTAACTGCCTCACCGGTTTTTAACTGCACCCTGGCAAACATGCCGGGCTTTAAAAGATATTCCGGGTTAGCCACTTTAATTTTGGTTTCAAATACCCGGGCCCCCTGTTTGGCCACCGGGTTAATCACTTCCACCACGCCCTTAAACACTTGATCACCATAGGCATCCACCGTAACGTCAGCCTTTAAGCCGGGTTTTACCCTGGCCAGGTCCTGCTGTTCAATATTTACAACCACATAAACCGATGCTATGTCTTCCACCGTCATCAGGGGAGCCCCCTGGGGCGAAACCATTTGACCCACCTTAACATCACGGTTGGCCACCAAACCGCTGATGGGCGAAGTAACAGTGGCGTTTTGCAGGGCCTCCCGGGCGGCGTTGACAGCCGCCGCCGCCGCGGCGGCATCCGCTTCGGCCATGTGCCAGGCGGCTGTTACCCCCTCAAACTCCTTGTCAGAAACAGCGGCTTGCTTGTGCAGTTCTTGAAATCTGTGATAATCCGCCCGGGCCATAGCTAAGGCGGCTGCCGCCTTCTTTAAGGCGGCTTCGTTAACAGCCAGGGTATTGGCAAAGTCACTGGTTTCCAGCTGCACCAGCGGCTGGCCGGCTGTAACCGGCTGCCCGTTTTGTACCGCCACCCGGCTCACCCGGCCCGCCACTTTGGCGTGGATAACCGCCTGCCGGTAGGCTTCCAGATTACCCGTCAGGGAAATTGCATGATCCATCTTAACCCTGGCGGCTGCTGCCACAACTACTTTTGGCACAGGAATTTCCCGGGGGCTTTCGTTTTTCCCCCACAAACCGCCCCCTTTGAAAGCAGCCAGGGCCACCACCGCCAACACCGGCACCAGCCATAATTTCCACTTGCCTTTCATAACCACTTCCCCTTCACAGTATTTTCCGTACTTTCCCTTTTGCTTTGTTATACCCGGTTTTCAACATATCACCCTCTTGATTTGACAGTCAAGTTATTTTTTTCTAAAAACAGGTTTAAATATTGAGCCGGTTAACAATAAATAAGATAATAAATACGTATCCAAAAACAATGCCTGACAAAGAGAGGTATCTTTTATGGTGATGTCATTAAACATTACTATCCGGCTCAAGTTATCCAACCGGCCGGGTACTTTGGCCAGAGTATTAAACGTCATTGCTGCGGAGGGGGGCAGCCTGGGGGCCATTGATTTAGTGGCCGCCTCGCCTGCCACCGTTACCCGGGATTTAATGGTGCGTTTGCGGGAGCGGGACCACCTGCCGGAGCTGCTGGAAGCCCTGCAGGCCATCCCCGGCGTGCAGGTAATCCGGGTAGCCGACCGGGTGTTTACCCGCCACCTGGGCGGCAAAATTGAAATCAACCCCAGGCGGCGCATTGAAAACTGGGAAGACCTGTCCCTGGTGTACACTCCCGGTGTGGCGGTGATCTCAGAAACCCTGGCCCAGGAGCCGGAGATGGCATATAAATTGACCATGAAGGGCAACACTGTGGCCATTGTAACTGACGGCTCGGCGGTACTGGGGCTGGGCAACCTGGGCGCCACCGGGGCACTGCCGGTAATGGAAGGTAAAGCAGTGCTGTTCAAACAGTTTGCCAATGTGGATGCGGTGCCTGTTTGCCTGGACGTGCAGGCGCCGGATAAAATTATTGAAGCGGTCACCGCCCTGGCACCGGCCTTTGGCGGCATTAACCTGGAAGACATTGCCGCCCCCAAATGTTTTGAAATTGAGGCAAAACTAAAGCAAATGCTGGATATTCCGGTATTTCACGACGACCAGCACGGCACCGCCATTGTCACATTAGCCGGCCTGATCAACGCCCTGCAGGTGGTGGGCAAAACCCTGGACGGCGTAAAAGTTGTTATAAGCGGCGCCGGCGCCGCCGGTGTGGCCATTGCCAAAATACTGCTGCGGGCCGGTGTGCGCCGGTTGATTGTGTGCGACCGCAAGGGTGCCATCAGCCGCCGCAACCTTCCTGCGGAGCCTTCTAAGGCCTGGTTGGCTCAACATACCAACCCGGACGGTGTGCAGGGCAGCCTGCAGGAGGTGATTGCAGGGGCGGACGTGTTTATCGGCGTCTCCGGGCCGGGTGTGCTAACCCGGGCGTCTGTTT from Desulforamulus hydrothermalis Lam5 = DSM 18033 encodes:
- a CDS encoding efflux RND transporter periplasmic adaptor subunit; the encoded protein is MKGKWKLWLVPVLAVVALAAFKGGGLWGKNESPREIPVPKVVVAAAARVKMDHAISLTGNLEAYRQAVIHAKVAGRVSRVAVQNGQPVTAGQPLVQLETSDFANTLAVNEAALKKAAAALAMARADYHRFQELHKQAAVSDKEFEGVTAAWHMAEADAAAAAAAVNAAREALQNATVTSPISGLVANRDVKVGQMVSPQGAPLMTVEDIASVYVVVNIEQQDLARVKPGLKADVTVDAYGDQVFKGVVEVINPVAKQGARVFETKIKVANPEYLLKPGMFARVQLKTGEAVNTLVVPQAALTTKQGMYFVFVPEGNRVKRQQVEIGQIINQSVEIKKGLTEGQQVVITNVNKLKDQDRVEIAR
- a CDS encoding NAD-dependent malic enzyme yields the protein MVMSLNITIRLKLSNRPGTLARVLNVIAAEGGSLGAIDLVAASPATVTRDLMVRLRERDHLPELLEALQAIPGVQVIRVADRVFTRHLGGKIEINPRRRIENWEDLSLVYTPGVAVISETLAQEPEMAYKLTMKGNTVAIVTDGSAVLGLGNLGATGALPVMEGKAVLFKQFANVDAVPVCLDVQAPDKIIEAVTALAPAFGGINLEDIAAPKCFEIEAKLKQMLDIPVFHDDQHGTAIVTLAGLINALQVVGKTLDGVKVVISGAGAAGVAIAKILLRAGVRRLIVCDRKGAISRRNLPAEPSKAWLAQHTNPDGVQGSLQEVIAGADVFIGVSGPGVLTRASVLQMSAQPIVFALANPDPEIQPEEIYDIAGVIATGRSDYANQINNALAFPGVFRGALNCHARTINEEMCLAAAYALAGIVTGEQLTAENIIPSVFNEEVAPAVARAVEEAAERTGVARKIAAGSADEVFRP